From the genome of Abyssicoccus albus, one region includes:
- a CDS encoding DUF456 domain-containing protein produces the protein MTIALWLIIIVLFLLGLVGIVLPMLPSAIFPWIGFFVYHFGINDDKLSWVFWSAMIVITLFSLISDFIASSYFVKRYGGSTLGEITAFISVIVGLFVFPPFGIILVPLIAVFIVEFIQNNDFDLALKASIGSFVGFLASTIAKIFLLLVMIVWFFMDITLF, from the coding sequence ATGACGATAGCATTATGGTTAATTATTATAGTATTGTTTTTACTTGGACTCGTAGGCATTGTATTACCAATGTTACCGAGTGCAATCTTTCCATGGATAGGATTCTTTGTTTACCATTTTGGAATTAATGACGATAAATTGTCTTGGGTATTTTGGTCTGCAATGATTGTCATAACATTGTTTTCGTTAATATCTGATTTTATCGCAAGTAGTTATTTTGTTAAAAGATATGGAGGCTCAACACTTGGTGAAATCACTGCATTTATTTCCGTTATTGTCGGTTTATTTGTATTCCCACCATTTGGTATTATATTAGTCCCTTTAATTGCAGTATTTATTGTTGAGTTTATTCAAAATAATGACTTTGATCTAGCGTTGAAAGCTTCCATCGGTTCATTTGTTGGTTTTTTAGCTTCAACAATTGCTAAAATATTTTTATTATTAGTGATGATCGTTTGGTTCTTTATGGATATCACATTGTTTTAA
- the ribE gene encoding 6,7-dimethyl-8-ribityllumazine synthase — protein MQKVQGHLNGQELNIAIVTASFNSFITSKLEDGAIHTLIQHGVSKENITTVSVPGAYELGLICKKLSETKQYDAIIALGCVIRGATTHYDYVCNEASKGIHHASLETGVPNIFGVITTETIEQAIERAGTKAGNKGSDAAVAAIEMANLVKTIEQ, from the coding sequence ATACAAAAAGTTCAAGGTCACTTAAACGGGCAAGAACTTAATATCGCAATTGTAACAGCATCATTTAACTCATTTATTACATCTAAATTAGAAGATGGTGCGATACACACATTAATTCAGCATGGTGTATCAAAAGAGAATATTACTACTGTGTCTGTACCTGGTGCTTATGAATTAGGACTCATTTGTAAAAAATTAAGCGAAACAAAACAGTATGATGCGATTATCGCATTAGGGTGTGTCATTAGAGGTGCAACGACACATTATGATTACGTATGTAATGAAGCAAGTAAGGGGATTCATCATGCGAGTCTCGAGACAGGGGTTCCTAATATATTCGGTGTAATTACTACAGAAACAATTGAACAAGCGATCGAACGTGCCGGCACAAAAGCTGGAAATAAAGGAAGCGATGCTGCAGTTGCAGCAATTGAAATGGCTAATTTAGTCAAAACGATTGAACAATAA
- the ribB gene encoding 3,4-dihydroxy-2-butanone-4-phosphate synthase, with protein sequence MTFDTIQDAVKDLCAGKPIIVVDDEDRENEGDLVMLAEHATQSSINFMAKYGRGLICTPVHHTIAERLNLRKMTSENTDPHGTAFTVSIDHMSTTTGISAKERAITIKALLNDENTAHEFNRPGHIFPLIAHPKGIHARGGHTEAAIELANLCDSKPVGVICEIMNDDGTMARLDDLLQFKKIHQLKLINIEQLKKYISSIEHTATVNMPTQYGNFTMYGFIEKANEKEHLALLKDKPRNDMPVRIHSECITGDVFTSKRCDCGEQLDQALKIAEQQNGMIIYLRQEGRGIGLTNKLRAYELIEQGYDTVEANHQLGFTDDLRTYHVAADILKFFDINRVKLMSNNPCKINGLSSYDIDVIRQAHEIHFNEINEQYLKTKKEKLGHMLEVK encoded by the coding sequence ATGACCTTTGATACAATACAAGATGCCGTGAAAGACTTATGTGCTGGTAAACCGATCATCGTTGTCGATGATGAAGATCGTGAAAATGAAGGGGATCTTGTGATGTTAGCCGAACATGCAACACAATCATCGATAAACTTCATGGCTAAGTACGGGCGAGGACTTATTTGCACTCCTGTCCATCACACAATTGCAGAAAGATTAAACTTACGTAAAATGACCAGTGAGAATACCGATCCACATGGGACAGCATTTACTGTGAGTATAGATCACATGAGTACAACAACGGGTATAAGTGCTAAAGAACGAGCTATTACGATAAAAGCGTTATTAAATGATGAAAATACTGCCCATGAATTCAATAGACCAGGACACATATTCCCTCTCATTGCACATCCAAAGGGTATTCATGCAAGAGGGGGACATACAGAAGCAGCCATTGAGCTTGCTAACCTATGTGACAGTAAGCCTGTCGGAGTTATATGTGAAATCATGAATGATGATGGAACAATGGCTCGATTAGATGATTTATTGCAATTCAAAAAGATACACCAATTAAAACTTATAAATATTGAACAACTCAAGAAATATATTTCTTCAATCGAACATACAGCAACCGTTAATATGCCAACACAGTATGGCAACTTCACAATGTATGGGTTTATCGAAAAAGCAAATGAAAAAGAGCATCTCGCACTTTTAAAAGACAAACCTAGAAATGATATGCCTGTTAGAATTCATAGTGAATGTATTACTGGTGATGTTTTTACATCTAAGCGATGTGATTGTGGTGAACAATTAGATCAAGCATTAAAAATTGCAGAACAACAAAATGGTATGATTATTTATCTACGTCAAGAAGGTCGTGGAATCGGCCTTACAAATAAGTTACGTGCTTACGAACTCATTGAACAAGGGTATGACACGGTCGAAGCAAACCATCAACTCGGCTTTACAGATGACTTGCGCACATATCACGTTGCTGCTGATATATTAAAATTCTTCGATATAAATCGTGTCAAATTAATGAGCAATAATCCTTGTAAAATCAATGGATTATCTTCATATGATATTGACGTAATAAGACAAGCACATGAAATTCATTTCAATGAAATCAATGAACAATACTTAAAAACAAAAAAAGAAAAATTAGGACATATGTTGGAGGTTAAATAA
- a CDS encoding riboflavin synthase: MFTGLIESTGLILSIDQSNNGLKTFTIQDDTVIQDINIGDSISINGVCLTVIYFDTNSFQVQAIKETLNITNLSMLNNDDIVNLERAMLPTTRFGGHIVQGHVDGVSEIIHYDNHSDHIEIKLSIPEHLMKYMSPKGSITVDGISLTLFDVYPSDNTATLSIIPETKQKTNISHRNIGDFVNIECDILIKHIDTLLQHQGGSKYDL; this comes from the coding sequence ATGTTCACTGGACTTATCGAATCCACAGGATTAATACTTTCAATTGACCAATCAAATAATGGTCTTAAAACTTTCACAATACAAGATGATACTGTAATCCAAGATATAAATATCGGAGATAGTATATCGATTAACGGTGTTTGCTTAACTGTGATTTACTTTGATACAAATTCATTTCAAGTTCAAGCAATTAAGGAAACACTTAACATTACCAATTTATCAATGTTAAACAATGATGATATTGTAAATTTAGAACGTGCAATGCTTCCTACAACACGATTTGGTGGTCATATTGTTCAAGGTCATGTCGATGGTGTAAGTGAGATTATACATTACGATAATCATAGTGACCATATTGAAATTAAATTAAGCATCCCAGAACATCTTATGAAATATATGTCACCTAAAGGTTCTATTACAGTAGATGGCATTAGCTTAACATTGTTCGATGTATATCCGAGTGATAATACTGCCACTTTATCTATTATTCCCGAAACAAAGCAGAAAACTAATATTTCGCATCGAAATATTGGCGACTTTGTTAATATCGAGTGTGACATATTAATAAAACATATCGATACGTTATTACAACATCAAGGGGGAAGTAAATATGACCTTTGA
- the ribD gene encoding bifunctional diaminohydroxyphosphoribosylaminopyrimidine deaminase/5-amino-6-(5-phosphoribosylamino)uracil reductase RibD, translating into MKYLYNALQLAKFVEHQTSTNPAVGCVIVNNGKIVGMGAHLIKGEHHAEVHALKQAGLSASGATLFVTLEPCSHHGKTPPCTQAIIDGGVKEVIYAHRDPNSLVHGHHVLEEANIKTTHMPLAEIELFYHQFDITISKQRPYITIKTAMSIDGKMHLDNFDSSWITSESSRKDVHQLRHQYDAIAVGANTYHYDKPRLNARLDDYGQQPLPIIFTNQPRDILNDQHQHAILVGQYGLNPTTALSDLYNQDISSILIEGGPTLINQLLTQRLFDELIVYIAPKLLGSRHTIYENPHITSMEDIQHLTLFSTEQFESDIKLTYRNEVEPCSLDLSNPQD; encoded by the coding sequence TTGAAATATTTATACAATGCATTACAACTCGCAAAATTTGTAGAGCATCAAACAAGTACTAACCCTGCAGTTGGGTGTGTAATCGTAAATAATGGGAAAATCGTTGGAATGGGAGCTCACCTAATAAAAGGAGAACATCACGCTGAAGTACATGCATTAAAACAAGCTGGCCTTTCTGCTTCTGGTGCAACTTTATTCGTGACTCTTGAGCCTTGTAGCCATCATGGTAAGACACCACCATGTACTCAGGCAATTATTGATGGGGGTGTTAAAGAAGTAATATATGCGCATCGTGATCCAAATTCATTAGTCCATGGACATCATGTTCTAGAAGAGGCAAATATTAAAACAACGCATATGCCTTTGGCTGAAATCGAATTATTTTATCATCAGTTTGATATTACAATATCAAAACAACGTCCATATATTACAATAAAAACTGCAATGAGCATCGATGGCAAAATGCATCTAGATAACTTTGACTCTAGTTGGATTACATCTGAATCGAGCAGAAAAGATGTACATCAATTGCGACATCAATATGATGCAATTGCAGTCGGTGCAAACACTTACCATTATGATAAACCACGATTAAATGCTCGTTTAGATGATTATGGGCAACAACCTTTACCGATTATATTTACGAATCAGCCTAGAGACATATTAAACGATCAACACCAACATGCAATATTGGTGGGTCAATACGGGTTAAATCCAACTACAGCATTAAGTGACTTATATAACCAAGATATTTCTTCAATACTTATTGAAGGTGGACCAACCTTGATTAACCAATTATTAACTCAAAGACTATTTGACGAATTAATCGTCTACATTGCCCCGAAATTATTAGGTAGTCGACACACTATTTATGAGAATCCTCATATTACTTCAATGGAAGATATTCAACATTTAACACTCTTTTCCACTGAACAGTTCGAATCTGACATCAAACTTACTTATAGAAATGAGGTCGAACCATGTTCACTGGACTTATCGAATCCACAGGATTAA
- a CDS encoding 5'-nucleotidase C-terminal domain-containing protein, whose translation MKQSLLKSTLLFNLIVILTLIMPFNTMLAAPSTESPTVEQATTESSTTEALSTEVTSSEAASIEDPSTEQPATDTSLESISIMHTNDMHGRLKDDGDRSIGMAKLETIKKEQDPTFMFDGGDAFQGLPLSNFDKGESMARAMNAVGYDAMVVGNHTFDFGYEQAIKYKDLLNFPILSSNVYKDGQLSFTPSYKVTKNDINYSIIGVTTPETKTKTHPNNIQGVTFTEPLQAVRKQMEQLNSTTDVFVILAHLGVDESTPQAWRSTYLIDQLSQMEQFKDKPIILVDGHSHSLFEQGRQITDNAIHVQAGNHLGHYGLVLTDIEKTATGHNLKNTKMSTHGAESHLETAPSSNTQSIVDEAVANFEQETNEVMFYNKELLNGTREFVRTQETNLGNMIADSLYHYGKSAFSSPSDFAVTNGGGIRADLPADQDITLGDIITVLPFGNIIAQIDVPGSDVMAMFEHALSAELTTDEDGEQVLGANGAFLQVSDSIKVYYDINKPIGERVEEIRILNPETNNYELLDENRTYKVATNDFLAVGGDGYTMLGGEREEGPSMDKVFADYIKNNLDSIDSYYTTEKTRILPASMLPSLDPSTEEVTTEDISSEDVTTEEITTEKVTAEDMTTEEVTAEQSSEDTTTEEIATEQSSKDMTTENNSNKSVIEENQLSNEAENENEIHEHSTIQNNQDDITENKNVVYSDEDQELSDKSTSTDQQDESDNLLPATGQTPFNPLIPAVGFIILGAFSILFTRSKSSFFN comes from the coding sequence ATGAAACAATCTTTATTGAAATCAACGTTGCTTTTTAATCTTATCGTTATTTTAACATTGATAATGCCATTTAATACAATGCTCGCTGCACCTTCCACAGAATCACCAACAGTTGAGCAAGCTACAACTGAGTCATCAACTACTGAAGCGTTGTCTACAGAGGTAACATCATCTGAAGCAGCCTCTATTGAAGATCCTTCAACAGAACAACCTGCAACAGACACTTCATTGGAATCTATTTCTATTATGCATACTAATGATATGCACGGTAGACTTAAAGATGATGGTGATCGTTCAATTGGTATGGCAAAGTTGGAAACAATTAAAAAAGAACAAGATCCTACGTTCATGTTCGATGGAGGAGATGCATTCCAAGGATTACCTTTATCGAATTTTGACAAAGGAGAGAGCATGGCCAGAGCCATGAATGCCGTTGGATATGATGCGATGGTTGTTGGTAACCATACTTTTGATTTTGGTTATGAACAAGCAATTAAATATAAAGATTTGCTAAACTTTCCTATCTTATCATCTAACGTATACAAAGATGGTCAATTAAGTTTCACACCTTCATATAAAGTTACAAAAAATGATATTAACTACTCAATTATTGGCGTTACTACACCTGAAACTAAAACAAAAACTCATCCTAACAATATTCAAGGTGTAACATTTACCGAACCACTTCAAGCTGTTCGAAAACAAATGGAACAATTAAATAGTACGACTGATGTATTCGTTATTCTAGCTCATTTAGGCGTTGATGAATCAACACCACAAGCTTGGAGATCAACTTATTTAATTGACCAATTATCACAAATGGAACAATTTAAAGACAAGCCAATTATTCTAGTAGATGGTCATTCACATTCGTTATTTGAGCAAGGTCGCCAAATTACTGATAATGCGATTCACGTTCAAGCTGGTAACCACTTAGGACATTATGGTCTTGTATTAACTGATATTGAAAAGACTGCAACTGGTCATAACCTTAAAAATACTAAAATGTCTACACATGGTGCCGAAAGTCATTTAGAAACAGCTCCGTCATCAAACACTCAATCAATCGTTGATGAAGCTGTAGCGAATTTCGAACAAGAAACTAATGAAGTTATGTTCTATAACAAAGAATTATTAAATGGAACTCGTGAATTCGTTAGAACTCAAGAGACTAATTTAGGAAATATGATTGCAGATTCACTATATCATTATGGAAAATCTGCATTTAGTTCACCTTCCGATTTTGCTGTAACGAATGGTGGTGGTATAAGAGCCGACTTACCAGCAGATCAGGACATTACACTTGGTGACATCATCACAGTTTTACCTTTCGGTAACATTATCGCTCAAATAGATGTTCCAGGATCTGATGTAATGGCGATGTTCGAACATGCACTAAGTGCTGAACTGACTACAGATGAAGATGGTGAACAAGTTTTAGGTGCAAATGGAGCGTTTTTACAAGTATCAGATTCAATTAAAGTTTATTATGACATCAATAAACCGATTGGTGAACGTGTTGAAGAAATTCGCATTCTAAACCCTGAAACAAATAATTATGAACTTCTTGATGAAAATAGAACATACAAAGTTGCAACAAATGATTTCTTAGCTGTTGGTGGAGACGGATATACAATGTTAGGTGGCGAACGTGAAGAAGGACCATCTATGGATAAAGTATTTGCAGATTATATTAAAAATAACTTAGACTCTATCGATTCATATTACACAACAGAAAAAACAAGAATTTTACCAGCATCAATGTTACCATCTCTAGACCCTTCAACTGAAGAAGTCACTACCGAGGATATTTCATCTGAAGATGTAACGACTGAGGAAATCACTACTGAAAAAGTTACTGCTGAAGATATGACGACTGAAGAAGTTACAGCTGAACAGTCTTCTGAAGATACGACGACTGAAGAAATTGCAACTGAACAATCTTCTAAAGATATGACGACTGAAAATAACTCTAATAAATCAGTAATAGAAGAAAATCAATTATCAAACGAAGCAGAAAATGAAAACGAAATTCATGAACACTCAACAATTCAAAATAATCAAGATGATATAACTGAAAACAAAAACGTAGTGTACAGTGATGAAGATCAAGAACTCTCAGATAAATCAACATCAACTGATCAACAAGATGAAAGTGACAACTTATTACCTGCAACAGGTCAAACACCATTCAATCCATTAATTCCAGCAGTTGGTTTTATCATACTTGGAGCATTCTCGATTTTATTCACTCGCTCAAAATCTTCATTCTTTAACTAA
- a CDS encoding GNAT family N-acetyltransferase, protein MDNYMVIDKLVKEMLNEQQICSEINYAIYQEMIQFELKEKFGRLYYILNDTGNQLISIMYVIFKPIEPCWYIKFSWTNPTYRNKGYHKRLKVEFESWVKNHSQHKLIKTEVSSTNDLMISLNQKGGYKIKKSIMYKNMND, encoded by the coding sequence TTGGATAATTATATGGTGATTGATAAGTTAGTTAAAGAAATGTTGAATGAACAACAAATTTGTAGTGAAATAAATTATGCAATTTATCAAGAAATGATTCAATTTGAGTTGAAAGAAAAATTCGGAAGACTCTATTACATACTAAATGATACCGGAAACCAGTTAATCAGTATCATGTATGTTATCTTTAAACCGATAGAACCTTGTTGGTATATTAAATTTTCATGGACCAATCCCACATATAGAAATAAAGGTTACCATAAAAGGTTGAAAGTTGAATTTGAATCTTGGGTGAAAAATCATTCTCAGCATAAATTAATCAAAACTGAAGTTTCATCTACAAATGACCTTATGATATCTTTAAATCAAAAAGGTGGTTATAAAATAAAAAAATCGATAATGTATAAGAACATGAATGATTAA
- a CDS encoding DNA-binding protein, translated as MKFKYALFSIITIVVMMLFIGCSSKSSLYDKQSNDNAHEGDNLKKTILFDASHGQTSGEADWVIDGGFSEFGDALKSNGYHITQTDGMQQLNQNTLKEVDVLVMPEANIPLKISEQQAIIEFVKNGGGIFFISNHYNGDRNFNRFDSSEVMNGYRRGAMSNPTKGMSNKEKHAEAMQDVEGVDFLHEHFGVRFRYNSLDKVQSTQIVSPDQSFGITEGVEKIEMNAGSTIAITNPDIAKGIIYPPKLSKKDAWDHAVDQGVYNDGGRDEGAMMALSVVGKGKAFFAGDSSYFEDDSPKYKREDNGREKTTYPGFNEFSHKTIAINAIKWLLSEDEYESLPENIERDKITPLLEEEEPGQGKEYDREPWGSPVKGYDWFDPKTFKKGSYLSQINNNNAQNENNNQNSDNNHNKNETYKDNNEIDRKDKDQQFNNKKYEYTLNFPFHVNTHETFEIVVYVHEGRLDDQKMQLGIENQQGKVISKFLEGNESSEASYSKEQQYKVKDGYVTQKFKIKIDDSYKGRAQIKLKSNNKVIQENYLTIH; from the coding sequence ATGAAGTTTAAATATGCATTGTTTAGCATCATTACAATAGTTGTAATGATGTTATTTATTGGATGTAGTTCAAAGTCATCATTATATGATAAACAATCGAATGATAATGCTCACGAAGGTGATAATTTGAAAAAAACGATATTATTTGATGCATCACATGGTCAAACGTCAGGTGAAGCTGATTGGGTTATTGATGGCGGATTCTCAGAGTTTGGAGATGCATTAAAATCAAATGGCTATCATATAACCCAAACAGATGGGATGCAACAACTCAATCAGAATACATTAAAAGAAGTAGACGTATTAGTCATGCCTGAAGCGAATATTCCTCTAAAGATAAGTGAACAACAAGCCATTATCGAATTTGTGAAAAATGGAGGAGGGATCTTTTTCATATCAAATCATTACAATGGCGATCGAAATTTTAATCGTTTTGATTCTTCTGAAGTTATGAATGGATATCGACGCGGTGCGATGTCTAATCCAACAAAAGGAATGTCTAATAAAGAAAAGCACGCTGAGGCAATGCAAGATGTCGAGGGAGTAGATTTCTTACATGAGCATTTTGGTGTCAGATTTAGATATAATTCATTAGATAAAGTTCAATCAACTCAAATCGTTTCTCCGGATCAAAGCTTTGGTATTACAGAAGGTGTAGAGAAAATTGAAATGAATGCAGGTTCAACGATTGCAATTACAAATCCAGATATTGCAAAAGGTATAATATATCCACCCAAACTATCTAAAAAAGATGCATGGGACCATGCCGTTGATCAAGGTGTCTATAATGACGGCGGAAGAGATGAAGGTGCAATGATGGCTTTAAGCGTTGTCGGTAAAGGAAAAGCTTTTTTTGCTGGAGACTCGTCATACTTTGAAGATGACTCACCAAAATATAAACGTGAAGATAATGGTAGAGAGAAAACAACATACCCTGGGTTTAATGAATTTAGTCATAAAACCATTGCAATTAACGCGATTAAATGGCTTTTGAGTGAAGATGAATATGAATCTTTACCTGAGAATATAGAGCGAGATAAAATTACTCCATTATTAGAGGAAGAAGAACCAGGCCAAGGTAAAGAATATGACAGAGAGCCGTGGGGATCACCAGTAAAAGGTTATGATTGGTTTGATCCAAAGACTTTCAAAAAAGGCAGTTATTTAAGTCAAATTAACAATAATAATGCACAAAATGAAAATAACAATCAAAACAGCGATAACAATCACAATAAAAATGAAACATATAAAGATAATAATGAGATCGACAGAAAAGATAAGGATCAACAATTTAACAATAAAAAATATGAATATACGTTGAATTTCCCATTTCATGTAAATACACATGAAACATTTGAAATTGTAGTCTATGTACATGAAGGTAGATTGGATGATCAAAAAATGCAACTAGGTATTGAAAATCAGCAAGGCAAAGTAATTTCAAAATTCCTTGAAGGTAACGAAAGCTCTGAAGCATCATACTCAAAGGAACAGCAGTATAAAGTGAAAGATGGTTATGTAACGCAAAAATTTAAAATTAAGATTGATGATTCATATAAAGGGAGAGCTCAAATAAAGTTGAAGTCGAATAATAAAGTTATTCAAGAAAATTACTTAACTATTCATTAA
- a CDS encoding TIGR00730 family Rossman fold protein produces MKNIAIFCGSQKGKQLEYIQEAKQFATFLAREGYTIVYGGGAVGIMGAIADAAIEAGGEVIGVMPNFLVEREIAHPNLTELHTVDTMHERKALMADLSDAIIALPGGAGTLEEFFEMFTWAQIGLHRKPIGLYNTLNYFNPLIEMFNHMITEEFIKEDYMKMVDIADSPTEMIRLLKDYQDVPVRTYD; encoded by the coding sequence ATGAAGAATATTGCTATATTTTGTGGCTCACAAAAAGGAAAACAATTAGAATACATTCAAGAAGCAAAACAGTTCGCAACATTTCTTGCGAGAGAAGGATATACGATTGTCTATGGTGGTGGCGCTGTTGGTATAATGGGCGCAATTGCTGATGCAGCAATTGAAGCTGGTGGTGAAGTGATTGGTGTTATGCCGAATTTCTTAGTAGAACGTGAAATCGCTCACCCGAATTTAACAGAACTGCATACGGTGGATACAATGCATGAGCGAAAAGCATTGATGGCAGACTTAAGTGATGCCATTATTGCACTTCCAGGTGGTGCTGGAACTTTAGAAGAGTTTTTCGAGATGTTTACATGGGCTCAAATTGGTTTACATCGCAAGCCGATCGGTTTATATAATACTTTAAACTACTTCAATCCACTCATTGAAATGTTTAATCATATGATTACAGAGGAATTTATTAAAGAAGATTATATGAAAATGGTTGATATTGCGGATTCTCCTACTGAGATGATACGTTTATTAAAAGACTATCAAGATGTTCCAGTTAGAACATACGACTAA
- a CDS encoding ABC transporter transmembrane domain-containing protein produces the protein MLLRQYQQITLNKLLAILFNILSIISFVYFVILLMELINLLIQEASVSYSMILYIAVLLSGRYIFQEASQLMMSVEATRVTNKWSNIIINSIPLVDRLEAGELQHQLTFVLDKTKQYVTNYQFTAILSVMTLIIMFGVTLYYHWVAAIILIVTSPFIPLLYIVVGMKTQDDAKTQMNELNKFQFTLMNTLRSMDDVVNLNLQQHVVNRLKSYNSKYANASMKLLKTVFVSGFMLDFITMISIGLVALELGFELVVFKTIEFESAFIVMMVVPEFYLALKNLSQSFHAKKESMGQIELLDHTFDQLIIDRKNSRYIDIVVNGEKLSGTNNFSDSNLHKGIAVNLEAHDIKLEGKSIHYPKVELEFSQFNVIIGRNGVGKSLYLQLLNDSIKFYQSQSVSYLPQHSYIFEGTFKENIGNKSYDECAHYIKMLKLDPICERFGYHDGLIDPSIISHGEQKRINILRVLMDNKPFVLFDEPLAGLNIELKQSVLKCLLKLITDQNKCVVMVTHELSLVKQRVKPLNVIDFDQLEVHHDE, from the coding sequence ATGTTATTACGTCAATATCAACAAATTACTTTAAATAAATTATTAGCTATATTATTTAATATATTAAGTATTATTTCATTTGTATATTTTGTCATATTATTAATGGAACTTATAAATTTATTGATACAAGAAGCTTCAGTATCTTATTCAATGATATTATATATAGCTGTTTTATTAAGTGGTCGTTATATATTTCAAGAAGCAAGTCAACTCATGATGAGTGTTGAAGCAACTCGCGTAACGAACAAATGGAGTAATATAATTATCAATTCGATACCACTTGTAGACAGATTAGAAGCTGGTGAACTACAACATCAACTTACGTTTGTTCTCGATAAGACGAAACAATATGTCACGAATTATCAATTTACTGCAATATTAAGCGTAATGACTCTCATTATTATGTTTGGTGTGACTTTATATTACCATTGGGTTGCAGCGATTATATTAATTGTGACGTCTCCTTTTATTCCATTGTTATATATTGTTGTTGGAATGAAGACTCAAGATGATGCGAAGACTCAAATGAATGAATTAAATAAATTTCAATTTACATTAATGAATACTTTACGCTCTATGGATGATGTTGTGAATCTTAACCTCCAGCAACACGTCGTAAATCGTTTGAAATCTTATAATTCAAAATATGCTAATGCATCGATGAAATTATTGAAAACAGTATTTGTTAGTGGCTTTATGCTGGATTTTATTACAATGATTTCAATCGGTCTCGTAGCACTTGAACTTGGATTTGAATTAGTCGTTTTTAAAACGATTGAGTTTGAATCAGCTTTTATCGTCATGATGGTCGTGCCTGAGTTTTATTTGGCGCTCAAAAATTTATCCCAAAGTTTTCATGCAAAAAAAGAGTCGATGGGACAAATAGAGTTGTTAGACCATACATTCGATCAATTAATCATTGATCGTAAAAATTCACGTTATATAGATATTGTTGTGAATGGCGAAAAATTGAGTGGTACTAATAATTTTAGTGATAGTAATCTTCATAAAGGAATAGCAGTCAATTTAGAGGCGCATGATATAAAGTTAGAAGGTAAATCAATTCATTATCCAAAAGTTGAATTAGAATTTAGTCAATTTAATGTGATCATTGGACGCAATGGGGTTGGGAAATCACTATATTTACAATTGTTAAATGACAGTATTAAATTCTATCAAAGTCAATCCGTCTCCTATTTGCCACAACATTCGTATATTTTTGAAGGGACATTTAAAGAAAATATAGGGAATAAATCTTATGATGAATGTGCTCATTATATTAAAATGTTAAAATTAGATCCAATCTGTGAACGCTTTGGCTATCATGATGGCTTAATTGATCCATCTATAATAAGTCATGGAGAACAAAAACGAATTAATATTTTGCGTGTGTTGATGGATAATAAGCCATTTGTACTATTTGATGAACCGCTTGCTGGACTCAATATTGAATTAAAGCAAAGTGTTTTGAAGTGTCTGTTAAAACTAATTACAGACCAGAATAAATGTGTTGTGATGGTGACACATGAATTATCATTAGTGAAACAACGAGTAAAACCATTGAATGTTATTGACTTTGATCAGTTAGAGGTGCATCATGATGAATAA